One Channa argus isolate prfri chromosome 15, Channa argus male v1.0, whole genome shotgun sequence DNA segment encodes these proteins:
- the cabp5b gene encoding calcium-binding protein 5b has protein sequence MSIKQACIFLRGGTKREGRRLTHEEIEELREAFVEFDKDKDGFITCKDLGNLMRTMGYMPTEMELIQLSQNINMNLGGRVDFEDFVELMTPKLLAETAGMIGLKELKDAFREFDIDGDGAITSEELRQAIIKLLGEHTSKREIEAVVREADNNGDGTVDFEEFVNMMSKK, from the exons ATGAGCATTAAACAAGCCTGCATTTTTCTCAGAGGAGGAACAAAGAGAGAA GGAAGAAGACTCACACATGAGGAGATagaag AGTTACGTGAAGCTTTCGTAGAGTTTGATAAAGACAAGGATGGCTTCATAACCTGTAAAGACTTGGGGAACCTGATGAGGACCATGGGTTACATGCCAACTGAGATGGAGCTGATACAACTGAGCCAGAACATCAACATGAATT TGGGAGGGCGGGTGGACTTTGAGGATTTTGTGGAGCTAATGACTCCAAAACTTCTGGCTGAGACTGCCGGGATGATTGGGCTGAAGGAACTTAAAGATGCCTTCAGAGAG TTTGATATAGATGGTGATGGTGCGATCACATCGGAGGAGCTGAGACAAGCCATAATAAAGTTATTAGGTGAACACACCAGCAAACGTGAAATTGAAGCAGTGGTCAGAGAAGCTGATAACAACGGAGACGGAACAGTTGACTTTGAGG AGTTTGTGAATATGATGTCAAAGAAATGA
- the asphd1 gene encoding aspartate beta-hydroxylase domain-containing protein 2 isoform X1, translating to MMHWSMNTLPLPPYVELGVHSLSGLLWTLLLLFLWHCYRMGSDLPIPGHAHAGKLKSGSRRSIMSRGGICAGTKCSARSKLSRSDQITPFISMETEEDEEQGQGYLTPVLSHALFPAQASAEAKKLYAALQEYAKRYSWVGMGRIHKGLREQVKLNDHSAIQKPHLFFLPDVPSVPFFPRDAHRHDIEVLEANYPVILDEFKYVYQWGVDSKHGWTCLGPKGQAVFPLYSAGVSVAANCRSCPRTYQTLLSLRTFISSNSLGSAGFWLLGPGAALGSSYGPTNTRLRCHLGLQTPPLCELVVGGEPQCWSEGHCLLVDDSFLHTISHRGPPDAGPRVILSVDLWHPNVAAAERQALDFMFSPDL from the exons ATGATGCACTGGTCAATGAACACACTGCCCTTGCCTCCATATGTTGAGCTGGGTGTCCATTCACTGAGTGGGCTTCTGTGGACTCTCCTGCTCCTGTTCCTGTGGCACTGCTATCGCATGGGCTCCGACCTTCCAATTCCAGGGCACGCGCACGCTGGAAAGCTCAAGTCAGGCTCAAGGCGGTCAATAATGTCCCGTGGCGGTATCTGCGCTGGCACAAAGTGCAGTGCACGGTCCAAGTTGTCACGGAGTGATCAGATTACTCCCTTTATTTCCATGGAaacagaggaggatgaggagcagGGACAGGGCTACCTCACCCCAGTGCTGAGTCATGCCTTGTTCCCAGCTCAGGCATCTGCAGAAGCCAAGAAGCTGTACGCAGCACTGCAAGAGTATGCCAAGCGCTACAGTTGGGTGGGCATGGGCCGCATTCACAAAGGCCTCCGTGAGCAG GTCAAACTGAACGATCACTCTGCTATACAGAAGCCTCATCTGTTCTTCCTACCAGATGTCCCGAGTGTTCCTTTCTTTCCACGCGACGCTCATCGACACGACATTGAGGTCTTGGAAGCAAATTACCCCGTAATCTTGGACGAATTCAAGTATGTTTACCAGTGGGGCGTAGACTCAAAACATGGCTGGACGTGTCTGGGACCAAAG GGCCAGGCAGTGTTTCCTTTGTACAGTGCAGGTGTCTCTGTGGCAGCAAACTGTCGGTCCTGTCCCCGGACCTACCAGACCCTCCTCTCTCTGCGCACATTTATAAGCAGCAACTCGCTGGGATCTGCTGGATTTTGGCTGCTGGGGCCCGGAGCTGCACTGGGGAGTTCGTACGGACCCACCAACACCCGACTCCGTTGTCACCTCG GTCTGCAGACTCCACCCCTGTGTGAGCTGGTGGTGGGTGGGGAGCCTCAGTGCTGGTCAGAGGGACACTGCCTCCTGGTTGACGACTCGTTCCTTCACACCATCTCCCACAGGG GGCCTCCAGATGCAGGACCCCGAGTCATTTTGAGTGTGGACCTCTGGCATCCAAACgtggctgcagcagagagaCAAGCACTGGACTTCATGTTCAGCCCTGACCTGTGA
- the asphd1 gene encoding aspartate beta-hydroxylase domain-containing protein 2 isoform X3 → MMHWSMNTLPLPPYVELGVHSLSGLLWTLLLLFLWHCYRMGSDLPIPGHAHAGKLKSGSRRSIMSRGGICAGTKCSARSKLSRSDQITPFISMETEEDEEQGQGYLTPVLSHALFPAQASAEAKKLYAALQEYAKRYSWVGMGRIHKGLREQVKLNDHSAIQKPHLFFLPDVPSVPFFPRDAHRHDIEVLEANYPVILDEFKYVYQWGVDSKHGWTCLGPKGQAVFPLYSAGVSVAANCRSCPRTYQTLLSLRTFISSNSLGSAGFWLLGPGAALGSSYGPTNTRLRCHLGPPDAGPRVILSVDLWHPNVAAAERQALDFMFSPDL, encoded by the exons ATGATGCACTGGTCAATGAACACACTGCCCTTGCCTCCATATGTTGAGCTGGGTGTCCATTCACTGAGTGGGCTTCTGTGGACTCTCCTGCTCCTGTTCCTGTGGCACTGCTATCGCATGGGCTCCGACCTTCCAATTCCAGGGCACGCGCACGCTGGAAAGCTCAAGTCAGGCTCAAGGCGGTCAATAATGTCCCGTGGCGGTATCTGCGCTGGCACAAAGTGCAGTGCACGGTCCAAGTTGTCACGGAGTGATCAGATTACTCCCTTTATTTCCATGGAaacagaggaggatgaggagcagGGACAGGGCTACCTCACCCCAGTGCTGAGTCATGCCTTGTTCCCAGCTCAGGCATCTGCAGAAGCCAAGAAGCTGTACGCAGCACTGCAAGAGTATGCCAAGCGCTACAGTTGGGTGGGCATGGGCCGCATTCACAAAGGCCTCCGTGAGCAG GTCAAACTGAACGATCACTCTGCTATACAGAAGCCTCATCTGTTCTTCCTACCAGATGTCCCGAGTGTTCCTTTCTTTCCACGCGACGCTCATCGACACGACATTGAGGTCTTGGAAGCAAATTACCCCGTAATCTTGGACGAATTCAAGTATGTTTACCAGTGGGGCGTAGACTCAAAACATGGCTGGACGTGTCTGGGACCAAAG GGCCAGGCAGTGTTTCCTTTGTACAGTGCAGGTGTCTCTGTGGCAGCAAACTGTCGGTCCTGTCCCCGGACCTACCAGACCCTCCTCTCTCTGCGCACATTTATAAGCAGCAACTCGCTGGGATCTGCTGGATTTTGGCTGCTGGGGCCCGGAGCTGCACTGGGGAGTTCGTACGGACCCACCAACACCCGACTCCGTTGTCACCTCG GGCCTCCAGATGCAGGACCCCGAGTCATTTTGAGTGTGGACCTCTGGCATCCAAACgtggctgcagcagagagaCAAGCACTGGACTTCATGTTCAGCCCTGACCTGTGA
- the asphd1 gene encoding aspartate beta-hydroxylase domain-containing protein 2 isoform X4 produces MMHWSMNTLPLPPYVELGVHSLSGLLWTLLLLFLWHCYRMGSDLPIPGHAHAGKLKSGSRRSIMSRGGICAGTKCSARSKLSRSDQITPFISMETEEDEEQGQGYLTPVLSHALFPAQASAEAKKLYAALQEYAKRYSWVGMGRIHKGLREQVKLNDHSAIQKPHLFFLPDVPSVPFFPRDAHRHDIEVLEANYPVILDEFKYVYQWGVDSKHGWTCLGPKCRCLCGSKLSVLSPDLPDPPLSAHIYKQQLAGICWILAAGARSCTGEFVRTHQHPTPLSPRASRCRTPSHFECGPLASKRGCSRETSTGLHVQP; encoded by the exons ATGATGCACTGGTCAATGAACACACTGCCCTTGCCTCCATATGTTGAGCTGGGTGTCCATTCACTGAGTGGGCTTCTGTGGACTCTCCTGCTCCTGTTCCTGTGGCACTGCTATCGCATGGGCTCCGACCTTCCAATTCCAGGGCACGCGCACGCTGGAAAGCTCAAGTCAGGCTCAAGGCGGTCAATAATGTCCCGTGGCGGTATCTGCGCTGGCACAAAGTGCAGTGCACGGTCCAAGTTGTCACGGAGTGATCAGATTACTCCCTTTATTTCCATGGAaacagaggaggatgaggagcagGGACAGGGCTACCTCACCCCAGTGCTGAGTCATGCCTTGTTCCCAGCTCAGGCATCTGCAGAAGCCAAGAAGCTGTACGCAGCACTGCAAGAGTATGCCAAGCGCTACAGTTGGGTGGGCATGGGCCGCATTCACAAAGGCCTCCGTGAGCAG GTCAAACTGAACGATCACTCTGCTATACAGAAGCCTCATCTGTTCTTCCTACCAGATGTCCCGAGTGTTCCTTTCTTTCCACGCGACGCTCATCGACACGACATTGAGGTCTTGGAAGCAAATTACCCCGTAATCTTGGACGAATTCAAGTATGTTTACCAGTGGGGCGTAGACTCAAAACATGGCTGGACGTGTCTGGGACCAAAG TGCAGGTGTCTCTGTGGCAGCAAACTGTCGGTCCTGTCCCCGGACCTACCAGACCCTCCTCTCTCTGCGCACATTTATAAGCAGCAACTCGCTGGGATCTGCTGGATTTTGGCTGCTGGGGCCCGGAGCTGCACTGGGGAGTTCGTACGGACCCACCAACACCCGACTCCGTTGTCACCTCG GGCCTCCAGATGCAGGACCCCGAGTCATTTTGAGTGTGGACCTCTGGCATCCAAACgtggctgcagcagagagaCAAGCACTGGACTTCATGTTCAGCCCTGA
- the asphd1 gene encoding aspartate beta-hydroxylase domain-containing protein 2 isoform X2: MMHWSMNTLPLPPYVELGVHSLSGLLWTLLLLFLWHCYRMGSDLPIPGHAHAGKLKSGSRRSIMSRGGICAGTKCSARSKLSRSDQITPFISMETEEDEEQGQGYLTPVLSHALFPAQASAEAKKLYAALQEYAKRYSWVGMGRIHKGLREQVKLNDHSAIQKPHLFFLPDVPSVPFFPRDAHRHDIEVLEANYPVILDEFKYVYQWGVDSKHGWTCLGPKSLCLSGPGSVSFVQCRCLCGSKLSVLSPDLPDPPLSAHIYKQQLAGICWILAAGARSCTGEFVRTHQHPTPLSPRASRCRTPSHFECGPLASKRGCSRETSTGLHVQP, from the exons ATGATGCACTGGTCAATGAACACACTGCCCTTGCCTCCATATGTTGAGCTGGGTGTCCATTCACTGAGTGGGCTTCTGTGGACTCTCCTGCTCCTGTTCCTGTGGCACTGCTATCGCATGGGCTCCGACCTTCCAATTCCAGGGCACGCGCACGCTGGAAAGCTCAAGTCAGGCTCAAGGCGGTCAATAATGTCCCGTGGCGGTATCTGCGCTGGCACAAAGTGCAGTGCACGGTCCAAGTTGTCACGGAGTGATCAGATTACTCCCTTTATTTCCATGGAaacagaggaggatgaggagcagGGACAGGGCTACCTCACCCCAGTGCTGAGTCATGCCTTGTTCCCAGCTCAGGCATCTGCAGAAGCCAAGAAGCTGTACGCAGCACTGCAAGAGTATGCCAAGCGCTACAGTTGGGTGGGCATGGGCCGCATTCACAAAGGCCTCCGTGAGCAG GTCAAACTGAACGATCACTCTGCTATACAGAAGCCTCATCTGTTCTTCCTACCAGATGTCCCGAGTGTTCCTTTCTTTCCACGCGACGCTCATCGACACGACATTGAGGTCTTGGAAGCAAATTACCCCGTAATCTTGGACGAATTCAAGTATGTTTACCAGTGGGGCGTAGACTCAAAACATGGCTGGACGTGTCTGGGACCAAAG TCATTATGTCTTTCAGGGCCAGGCAGTGTTTCCTTTGTACAGTGCAGGTGTCTCTGTGGCAGCAAACTGTCGGTCCTGTCCCCGGACCTACCAGACCCTCCTCTCTCTGCGCACATTTATAAGCAGCAACTCGCTGGGATCTGCTGGATTTTGGCTGCTGGGGCCCGGAGCTGCACTGGGGAGTTCGTACGGACCCACCAACACCCGACTCCGTTGTCACCTCG GGCCTCCAGATGCAGGACCCCGAGTCATTTTGAGTGTGGACCTCTGGCATCCAAACgtggctgcagcagagagaCAAGCACTGGACTTCATGTTCAGCCCTGA
- the sez6l2 gene encoding seizure protein 6 homolog, translated as MGFTHLAVMSVTMIHLVSGMSFMNPEAETPPTSTPDSYPLGDLIHAALQSKEYLGQASAGTGTTTNPTQAVPGLGQTESAATAISPGLLTTALSSSSAASQMGLRNTMSSLPIEEETTTTLITTTTITTMHMPVQCNATLSAMEDVVESPDPASSSSSFAPLECTYSITVYSGYGVEIQVRKVNLSKEESLTIMGHGGTGPELLANETLMREGQVIRSTTNQVYIHYRSLRQTNHGMFRLHYQAFLLSCPFPLSPEGGGVTVTDIHPGGQAHFHCDPGFQVRGHEVATCINTTQPHWSTAEPQCVPVSCGGWVRNATVGRILSPPPPSVSNHSNGNNLSCHWLIEAKEGHRLHLHFERIALDEDDDKLIVRSGNSSLSPPLFDSDMDDVPERGLLSESSTLYLELTADSSSIPLLLALRYEAFDDEHCWEPYMPHGNFSSSDITYQLGTTVTFTCSPGFVMEQGSGTIECIDPSNPHWNDSEPVCKALCGGELTEPSGTILSPDWPQSYSKGQDCVWQIHGNEEKRIEVEVQILNIRQTDVLTIFDGRDLISHVIGQYLGSRERFRVVSGGSEVTIQFQSDPDDSSFSLSQGFIIHYREVEPNDTCPTLPQIEFGWISSSHTSPVRGSVLTYQCQPGYDISGSDIITCQWDLSWSSSPPTCVKVQQCPDPGEVVNGARSVRPEAGFAVGTVVRFSCNQGYQLEGPGQISCHGRDTGTPKWSDRSPKCVLKYDPCPNPGVPDNGYQTLYKHSYQAGETLRFFCYEGYELIGEVIISCVPGHPSQWNSPPPFCKVAYEELLDDHKLEVSQSFEPSHQILSENIALAIILPIILVILLIGGIYMYYTNICRLEWKPLFWKSLSHTHSYSPITVESDFNNPLYEAGDTREYEVSI; from the exons ATGGGGTTCACACACCTTGCTGTGATGTCTGTCACCATGATCCACCTAGTTTCAG GTATGAGTTTTATGAATCCTGAGgctgaaacaccaccaacatcGACCCCAGACTCCTACCCTCTGGGTGACTTGATTCATGCTGCCCTGCAGAGTAAGGAATACCTTGGACAGGCTTCTGCAGGCACAG GTACTACCACCAACCCAACACAGGCTGTGCCAGGCCTTGGGCAGACCGAGTCCGCAGCGACAGCCATATCACCAGGGCTGCTCACCACGGCTTTAAGTTCCTCCTCTGCAGCCAGCCAGATGGGATTGAGGAATACCATGTCCTCGCTCCCCATAGAGGAGGAGACGACCACCACTCTGATCACCACAACCACCATAACCACAATGCACATGCCAG TACAATGCAACGCAACTTTGTCAGCGATGGAGGATGTCGTTGAGTCGCCAGATCCtgcatcatcatcctcatcttttGCCCCTCTGGAGTGCACTTACAGCATTACTGTGTATTCCGGCTATGGTGTGGAAATTCAG GTGAGGAAGGTTAACCTCTCTAAGGAAGAGTCTCTGACAATCATGGGTCATGGAGGTACTGGACCAGAGCTTTTAGCCAATGAGACCCTGATGAGAGAGGGTCAGGTGATCCGCAGTACAACCAATCAGGTCTACATTCACTATCGCAGTCTCCGACAGACTAACCACGGCATGTTCCGCCTCCACTATCAAG CCTTTCTGCTGTCCTGCCCATTCCCTCTGTCTCCTGAGGGTGGCGGCGTGACAGTGACGGACATCCATCCCGGAGGTCAGGCACACTTCCACTGTGATCCAGGTTTCCAGGTTCGTGGCCATGAGGTGGCCACATGTATCAACACAACGCAACCCCACTGGAGCACTGCCGAGCCTCAATGTGTCC CTGTGTCTTGTGGAGGGTGGGTTCGTAATGCAACAGTGGGACGGATACTGTCCCCACCCCCTCCATCCGTCAGCAACCACAGTAATGGAAACAACCTGAGCTGCCACTGGTTAATAGAAGCCAAAGAGGGACACAGACTCCACCTGCACTTTGAGAGGATTGCActggatgaagatgatgataa GTTAATTGTGCGCAGTGGAAACAGTTCCCTGTCTCCACCTCTCTTTGACTCAGACATGGATGATGTCCCAGAACGTGGGTTGCTTAGTGAGAGCTCCACGCTGTACCTGGAGCTCACAGCTGATTCTTCCTCCATCCCTCTGCTTCTGGCACTGCGATACGAGG cttttgaTGACGAGCACTGCTGGGAGCCCTACATGCCCCATGGAAATTTCAGCAGCAGCGACATCACATATCAGCTGGGCACTACTGTCACCTTCACCTGCAGTCCAGGCTTCGTCATGGAACAGGGCTCGGGGACAATCGAGTGCATTGATCCCAGTAACCCTCACTGGAATGACAGCGAACCTGTGTGCAAAG CTCTATGTGGAGGAGAGCTGACTGAGCCCTCGGGTACCATCCTGTCTCCTGATTGGCCCCAGAGCTATTCCAAAGGCCAAGACTGTGTGTGGCAAATCCATGGTAATGAGGAGAAACGCATTGAAGTGGAGGTCCAAAT CCTAAATATTCGGCAGACTGATGTGCTGACCATTTTTGATGGACGTGATCTCATCTCTCATGTGATTGGACAATACTTGGGGTCCAGAGAGCGTTTCCGGGTTGTGTCAGGGGGCTCAGAGGTCACCATTCAGTTTCAGAGTGATCCAGATGATTCAAGTTTTAGCCTCAGTCAGGGCTTCATCATTCATTATCGTG aggTTGAGCCAAATGACACCTGCCCTACCCTCCCTCAAATTGAGTTTGGCTGGATCAGCTCGTCCCACACCTCCCCTGTAAGAGGCAGTGTGCTGACATATCAGTGTCAACCAGGATATGACATCAGTGGCTCTGACATCATCACCTGCCAGTGGGACCTGTCCTGGAGCAGCAGTCCACCTACCTGTGTTAAAG TCCAGCAGTGTCCTGACCCGGGAGAGGTGGTAAATGGAGCCCGCTCTGTGCGTCCTGAAGCAGGTTTTGCCGTTGGAACAGTCGTCCGTTTCTCTTGTAATCAGGGTTACCAACTAGAAGGTCCCGGTCAAATCTCGTGCCATGGACGAGACACTGGGACCCCGAAATGGAGTGATCGGAGCCCAAAGTGTGTCT TAAAATATGACCCATGTCCAAACCCTGGCGTCCCCGACAATGGTTACCAAACCTTGTACAAGCACAGCTATCAGGCCGGAGAGACTCTGCGTTTCTTCTGTTATGAAGGCTACGAACTTATCGGTGAGGTGATTATCAGCTGTGTTCCTGGTCACCCATCTCAGTGGAACAGCCCGCCACCCTTTTGCAAAG TGGCATATGAGGAGCTCTTGGATGATCACAAATTAGAAG TGTCCCAATCATTTGAGCCGTCCCATCAGATCCTGAGTGAAAACATTGCTTTGGCAATTATTCTGCCAATCATCCTGGTCATCCTCCTGATCGGAGGAATTTACATGTACTATACAAA CATATGCAGATTAGAATGGAAGCCGCTCTTCTGGAagtctctttctcacacacactcctacagtCCCATCACGGTTGAGTCCGATTTCAACAACCCTCTTTATGAGGCAGGG GATACACGGGAGTATGAAGTAtccatttaa
- the kctd13 gene encoding BTB/POZ domain-containing adapter for CUL3-mediated RhoA degradation protein 1 produces the protein MSAEASVGSHAANSAQTAVSQPACHNTDDHRNQNLLGSKYIKLNVGGSLHYTTVQTLSKEDSLLRSICNGGTEVTIDSEGWVVLDRCGRHFGLVLNFLRDGSVPLPEDHRELDEVLKEAQYYRVQGLIQHCLGAMQKQTDIFENVCRIPMITSAKEEQKMIATCRMPVVKLQNNRGNNKYSYTSNSDDNLLKNIELFDKLVLRFNGRVLFVKDVLGDEICCWSFYGEGRKIAEVCCTSIVYATEKKQTKVEFPEARIFEETLNILIYENSRGSGPGGLHLLDSRGSGSSLGAGQSEEEGAVGGDRRVRRIHVRRHIMHDERGHGQQTVYKD, from the exons ATGTCTGCTGAGGCTTCAGTTGGCAGTCATGCTGCCAACTCTGCCCAGACTGCTGTTTCCCAGCCTGCCTGTCACAACACAGATGACCACAGAAACCAAAATCTGCTGGGGAGCAAGTATATCAAGTTAAATGTGGGTGGCTCTCTGCATTATACAACTGTTCAGACATTAAGCAAGGAAGACAGTCTGTTGCGGAGCATATGCAACGGAGGGACCGAGGTTACCATAGACTCAGAAG GTTGGGTGGTTTTGGATCGATGTGGCCGACATTTTGGACTGGTTTTAAACTTCCTACGAGATGGTTCAGTGCCACTTCCAGAGGACCACAGGGAACTAGATGAGGTCTTGAAGGAGGCCCAGTACTACCGGGTCCAGGGACTCATTCAGCATTGCCTCGGTGCCATGCAG aAACAAACGGATATATTTGAGAATGTCTGTCGCATCCCCATGATCACCTCAGCCAAAGAAGAACAGAAGATGATTGCTACTTGTAGAATG CCGGTAGTAAAATTGCAGAACAACAGAGGAAACAACAAGTACTCATACACCAG CAACTCTGATGATAACTTGCTGAAGAACATTGAACTATTTGACAAACTTGTTCTGCGATTCAATGGCCGGGTCCTGTTTGTCAAAGATGTGCTTGGCGATGAGATCTGCTGCTGGTCTTTCTATGGTGAAGGCCGCAAGATTGCTGAAGTATGCTGCACCTCTATTGTCTATGCTACAGAGAAGAAGCAGACCAAA gTTGAGTTTCCTGAGGCTCGAATCTTCGAAGAAACCCTCAACATCCTTATTTATGAGAACAGCAGAGGATCTGGTCCAGGAGGCTTACACCTTTTAGATTCCAGAGGCTCAGGGTCATCACTGGGAGCTGGCCAATCAGAGGAAGAGGGTGCTGTGGGAGGGGACAGACGAGTAAGGCGGATCCATGTAAGGAGGCATATAATGCACGATGAAAGAGGACATGGTCAGCAAACTGTGTATAAGGACTAA